The Pan paniscus chromosome 1, NHGRI_mPanPan1-v2.0_pri, whole genome shotgun sequence genome has a segment encoding these proteins:
- the HLX gene encoding H2.0-like homeobox protein, translated as MFAAGLAPFYASNFSLWSAAYCSSAGPGGCSFPLDPAAVKKPSFCIADILHAGVGDLGAAPEGLAGASAAALTAHLGSVHPHASFQAAARSPLRPTPVVAPSEVPAGFPQRLSPLSAAYHHHHPQQQQQQQQPQQQQPPQQQPPPPPRAGALQPPASGTRVVPNPHYSGSAPAPSSKDLKFGIDRILSAEFDPKVKEGNTLRDLTSLLTGGRPAGVHLSGLQPSAGQFFASLDPINEASAILSPLNSNPRNSVQHQFQDTFPGPYAVLTKDTMPQTYKRKRSWSRAVFSNLQRKGLEKRFEIQKYVTKPDRKQLAAMLGLTDAQVKVWFQNRRMKWRHSKEAQAQKDKDKEAGEKPSGGAPAADGEQDERSPSRSEGEAESESSDSESLDMAPSDTERTEGSERSLHQTTVIKAPVTGALITASSAGSGGSSGGGGNSFSFSSASSLSSSSTSAGCASSLGGGGASELLPATQPTASSAPKSPEPAQGALGCL; from the exons ATGTTCGCAGCCGGGCTGGCTCCCTTCTACGCCTCCAACTTCAGCCTCTGGTCGGCCGCTTACTGCTCCTCGGCCGGCCCAGGCGGCTGCTCCTTCCCCTTGGACCCCGCCGCCGTCAAAAAGCCCTCCTTCTGCATCGCAGACATTCTGCACGCCGGCGTGGGGGATCTGGGGGCGGCCCCGGAGGGCCTGGCAGGGGCCTCGGCCGCCGCCCTCACCGCGCACTTGGGCTCGGTTCACCCGCACGCCTCTTTCCAAGCGGCGGCCAGATCCCCGCTTCGACCCACCCCAGTGGTGGCGCCCTCCGAAGTCCCGGCTGGCTTCCCGCAGCGGCTGTCTCCGCTCTCAGCCgcctaccaccaccatcacccgcaacaacaacagcagcagcaacagccgCAGCAGCAACAGCCGCCGCAGCAacagcctccgcctccgcccCGGGCTGGCGCCCTGCAGCCCCCGGCCTCGGGGACGCGAGTGGTTCCGAACCCCCACTACAGTGGCTCTGCCCCGGCCCCCTCCAGCAAAGACCTCAAATTTGGAATTGACCGCATTTTATCTGCAGAATTTGACCCAAAAGTCAAAGAAGGCAACACGCTGAGAG ATCTCACTTCCCTGCTAACCGGTGGGCGGCCCGCCGGGGTGCACCTCTCAGGCCTGCAGCCCTCGGCCGGCCAGTTCTTCGCATCTCTAGATCCCATTAACGAGGCTTCTGCCATCCTGAGTCCCTTAAACTCGAACCCAAGAAATTCAGTTCAGCATCAGTTCCAAGACACGTTTCCAG GTCCCTATGCTGTGCTCACGAAGGACACCATGCCGCAGACGTACAAAAGGAAGCGTTCATGGTCGCGCGCTGTGTTCTCCAACCTGCAGAGGAAAGGCCTGGAGAAAAGGTTTGAGATTCAGAAGTACGTGACCAAGCCGGACCGAAAGCAGCTGGCGGCGATGCTGGGCCTCACGGACGCACAG GTGAAGGTGTGGTTCCAGAACCGGCGGATGAAGTGGCGGCACTCCAAGGAGGCCCAGGCCCAAAAGGACAAGGACAAGGAGGCTGGCGAGAAGCCATCAGGTGGAGCCCCGGCTGCGGATGGCGAGCAGGACGAGAGGAGCCCCAGCCGCTCTGAAGGCGAGGCTGAGAGCGAGAGCAGCGACTCCGAGTCCCTGGACATGGCCCCCAGCGACACGGAGCGGACTGAGGGGAGTGAGCGTTCTCTGCACCAAACAACAGTTATTAAGGCCCCTGTCACTGGCGCTCTCATTACCGCCAGCAGTGCTGGGAGTGGTGggagcagcggcggcggcggcaatAGTTTCAGCTTCAGCAGCGCCAGCAGTCTTAGTAGCAGCAGCACCAGTGCGGGTTGCGCCAGCAGCCTTGGCGGCGGCGGCGCCTCGGAGCTTCTCCCTGCAACACAGCCCACAGCCAGCAGCGCTCCCAAAAGCCCCGAGCCAGCCCAAGGCGCGCTTGGCTGCTTATAG